The following are from one region of the Brienomyrus brachyistius isolate T26 chromosome 13, BBRACH_0.4, whole genome shotgun sequence genome:
- the ripor1 gene encoding rho family-interacting cell polarization regulator 1 isoform X4, with the protein MSLTMRPSRRLLNRSITRSQSFAGVNTQDKPYRNLSVFSTPGCVRKTPSRGSRMFTLSTKSPPPKVPQPERLDEVYEALKRGLQSYLQVHQLELDGLNRQMRESKRNSRLGFLYELDKQVKVTERFMRRLEFHLSKIDELYEAYCMRRRLRDGASKMVKAYTASSGSREARESLSEASKGYKEYTENMCLMESELESQLGEFHLKMKGLAGFARLCAGDQYEIFMRYGRQRWKLRGRIELNGKQVWDSEDMVFLPLITEFLSIKVTELKSLANHVVVGNVSCETKDLFAALPQMVAVDINDLGTIKLSLEVVWNPFDKDDQSSTVSTVNKAPSVNKRFSTYNQSPPDTPSLREQAFYNMLRRQEEMENGTAWSNSSESSDDSSSPQLSVGTRHSHMTLVQPDLQAAAPAIEITFAPRDSATSTPSRPDAIAERAEEADGQPDGGRAVPNGHACFSRSLSHISEHSADGTITDRPPADSGESSSEASVVSIGDVFAGESVSAETGEVSRDGDAPQPGTAEPSSPATSGASSALPLGTEGTPAAPEEEEMEEQEEKDLGGLHSSPASPKAGEPTHHSAAPVKDSERTGSPAHEQKVERAETAGDGVKRHSAQPPGQEAQKPGADRSLEEALSAVISSLDDYRGQFPELQGLEEELRHLEDILLSQNRSRSSSVSLTVENALGSFDFLNNTDLDDEEDNVEEERAKNDTDGSDTHAEKSTGDDGECNRRCWESPASPISSGFDALDQALLVHLRNCSVQLLRLGTFGPLRCGEMYALDFLLRETRVLELIRRVVEDSYGPYAEPEQVVPQIQNCEGALSLWRRCIERARVYSTSVENFLKALACNYTGQLPERSRAISDTVFLRLAERILERKLSRRGAGGAREVLTIFQFWKYLDTEGASSLQVHVVELAEEVWLVHSLQSGDQDTLLKVLKRLTDSSVKREVLHAVSRLLTDPRGKVCSAASSLLRGLAEHPLQRERALVSCLELLEDEILETRVAGCKALACLKAKESIDQLVYLCRTDKEEVRDAAKQALLVLGDEGRLAYQHVEDSEGAIPRLFAPGSMASTAF; encoded by the exons ATGTCCCTCACCATGCGTCCATCCCGGCGTCTGCTCAACAGGTCCATCACTAGGAGCCAATCCTTCGCTGGAGTCAACACCCAAGACAAGCCCTACAG aAATCTCTCTGTCTTCAGCACCCCGGGGTGCGTGAGGAAGACGCCGTCACGAGGAAGCAGGATGTTCACATTATCCACCAAGTCTCCGCCCCCCAAAGTCCCACAGCCTGAGCGGCTAGATGAGGTCTACGAGGCTCTGAAGAGAGGCCTGCA GTCCTACCTCCAGGTTCATCAGCTGGAGCTGGACGGTCTCAACCGGCAGATGAGGGAGTCCAAGAGGAACTCGAGGCTG GGGTTCCTGTACGAGCTGGACAAG CAAGTGAAGGTGACCGAGAGGTTCATGCGCAGGCTGGAGTTCCATCTGAGCAAG ATCGACGAGCTGTACGAGGCCTACTGCATGCGGCGCAGGCTGCGCGACGGAGCCAGCAAGATGGTGAAGGCCTACACCGCTTCCTCGGGGAGCCGGGAGGCCCGTGAGAGCCTGTCAGAGGCCAGCAAAGGCTATAAAGAATATACAGAG AACATGTGCCTGATGGAGAGTGAGCTGGAAAGCCAGCTGGGGGAGTTCCACCTCAAGATGAAGG GTCTGGCTGGCTTTGCGCGCCTGTGTGCCGGAGACCAGTACGAG ATCTTCATGAGATACGGACGGCAGCGTTGGAAACTACGGGGCCGGATCGAGCTGAACGGCAAGCAAGTGTGGGACAGCGAGGACATGGTCTTTTTGCCCCTTATAACAGAGTTCTTGTCGATCAAG GTGACGGAGTTAAAGAGCCTGGCCAATCACGTCGTGGTGGGAAATGTGTCATGCGAGACGAAGGACCTGTTTgctgctctgccccagatggTCGCCGTCGACATCAACGACCTCGGGACCATCAAGCTCAGTCTGGAAGTTGTGTGGAA TCCCTTCGACAAAGACGACCAGAGCTCCACAGTCAGCACAGTGAATAAAGCTCCCTCGGTCAATAAGCGCTTCTCCACCTACAACCAGAGTCCCCCGGACACCCCCTCGCTGCGAGAGCAGGCCTTCTAT AACATGCTGCGAAGGCAAGAGGAGATGGAAAATGGCACCGCCTGGTCCAACTCCTCAGAGTCGTCCGACGACTCGTCCAGTCCTCAGCTCTCTGTCGGAACGCGCCACTCCCACATGACTTTGGTGCAGCCTgatctgcaggctgctgcacctGCCATCGAGATCACGTTTGCGCCGCGGGACTCTGCCACCTCCACTCCGAGCCGGCCAGATGCCATCGCGGAGCGGGCCGAGGAGGCGGACGGGCAGCCGGACGGGGGGCGGGCCGTGCCCAACGGCCACGCCTGCTTCTCGCGCTCGCTCAGCCACATCAGCGAGCACAGCGCCGACGGCACAATCACGGACAGGCCGCCTGCAGACTCGGGCGAGTCCTCCTCCGAGGCCTCCGTTGTGTCCATCGGTGACGTCTTCGCCGGGGAGTCTGTGTCCGCGGAAACCGGGGAGGTTAGCCGAGATGGGGATGCTCCTCAGCCGGGCACCGCCGAGCCCTCATCCCCTGCCACCTCGGGGGCTTCCTCTGCCCTCCCACTTGGCACTGAGGGAACGCCGGCTGCCCCTGAGGAAGAGGAAATGGAGGAGCAAGAGGAGAAAGATCTGGGTGGTCTGCATTCCTCaccagcgtcacccaaagcaggCGAGCCAACGCACCACAGTGCAGCCCCTGTCAAAGACTCTGAACGGACCGGATCTCCAGCCCACGAGCAGAAGGTAGAACGGGCAGAAACAGCAGGAGACGGTGTAAAGAGGCACTCTGCCCAGCCCCCGGGGCAGGAGGCTCAGAAGCCAGGGGCAGACAGAAGCCTGGAGGAGGCGCTGAGCGCCGTCATCTCCAGCCTGGATGACTACAGGGGGCAGTTTCCTGAGCTTCAGGGCCTGGAGGAGGAGCTCAGGCACCTGGAGGACATACTCTTG AGCCAGAACCGCAGCCGTTCATCCAGTGTGAGCCTGACGGTCGAAAACGCCCTTGGCAGCTTCGACTTCCTCAACAACACTGACCTTGACGATGAGGAGGACAACGTGGAAGAAGAAAGGGCCAAAAATGACACCGATGGCAG TGACACACATGCAGAGAAGAGCACAGGGGACGATGGAGAGTGTAACCGACGCTGCTGGGAGTCCCCAGCCAGCCCCATCAGCTCTGGCTTTGACGCTCTCGATCAGGCCCTGCTGGTCCACCTGAGGAATTGCAGTGTCCAGCTACTG CGGCTGGGTACCTTTGGCCCGCTTCGCTGTGGCGAGATGTATGCCCTGGACTTTCTGCTGAGGGAAACCAGGGTGCTGGAGCTGATCCGTCGGGTTGTGGAGGATTCGTATGGCCCGTATGCCGAGCCGGAACAAG TGGTACCACAGATACAGAACTGTGAAGGTGCTCTGTCTCTATGGAGGCGATGCATAGAACGTGCCAGGGTCTACAGCACGTCTGTGGAGAACTTCCTGAAGGCGCTGGCCTGCAACTACACAGGCCAGTTGCCCGAGCGCAGCAGGGCCATCTCCGACACAG TGTTCTTGAGACTGGCAGAGCGGATCCTGGAGCGGAAGCTGTCCCGGCGTGGCGCTGGGGGGGCTCGGGAGGTTCTAACCATCTTCCAGTTCTGGAAGTACCTGGACACCGAGGGTGCAAGTTCTTTACAGGTGCACGTTGTTGAGCTGGCAGAAGAGG TGTGGCTGGTGCACAGCCTGCAGTCCGGGGACCAGGACACCCTGCTGAAAGTGCTGAAGAGGCTGACAGACTCCAGTGTGAAGCGGGAGGTCCTGCACGCCGTCAGCCGGCTCCTCACTGACCCCCGGGGGAAGGTCTGCAGCGCAGCAAGCTCGCTGCTCCGCGGACTGGCCGAGCATCCGCTGCAGCGTGAGCGG GCCCTGGTCAGCTGTTTGGAGCTCCTGGAAGATGAGATCTTGGAAACCAGAGTTGCCGGCTGCAAGGCCCTTGCGTGCCTCAAG GCCAAGGAGAGCATCGATCAGCTGGTCTACCTGTGTCGCACAGACAAGGAGGAGGTGCGGGATGCAGCCAAGCAGGCCCTGCTGGTGCTGG GTGACGAGGGCAGACTAGCCTACCAGCACGTGGAGGACTCTGAAGGTGCCATACCCCGTCTGTTTGCCCCGGGCAGCATGGCCAGCACCGCCTTCTAG
- the ripor1 gene encoding rho family-interacting cell polarization regulator 1 isoform X1, producing the protein MCLSSQPDLAVLVPMELCGRPQFSASGSPSRAVSTMSLTMRPSRRLLNRSITRSQSFAGVNTQDKPYRNLSVFSTPGCVRKTPSRGSRMFTLSTKSPPPKVPQPERLDEVYEALKRGLQSYLQVHQLELDGLNRQMRESKRNSRLGFLYELDKQVKVTERFMRRLEFHLSKIDELYEAYCMRRRLRDGASKMVKAYTASSGSREARESLSEASKGYKEYTENMCLMESELESQLGEFHLKMKGLAGFARLCAGDQYEIFMRYGRQRWKLRGRIELNGKQVWDSEDMVFLPLITEFLSIKVTELKSLANHVVVGNVSCETKDLFAALPQMVAVDINDLGTIKLSLEVVWNPFDKDDQSSTVSTVNKAPSVNKRFSTYNQSPPDTPSLREQAFYNMLRRQEEMENGTAWSNSSESSDDSSSPQLSVGTRHSHMTLVQPDLQAAAPAIEITFAPRDSATSTPSRPDAIAERAEEADGQPDGGRAVPNGHACFSRSLSHISEHSADGTITDRPPADSGESSSEASVVSIGDVFAGESVSAETGEVSRDGDAPQPGTAEPSSPATSGASSALPLGTEGTPAAPEEEEMEEQEEKDLGGLHSSPASPKAGEPTHHSAAPVKDSERTGSPAHEQKVERAETAGDGVKRHSAQPPGQEAQKPGADRSLEEALSAVISSLDDYRGQFPELQGLEEELRHLEDILLSQNRSRSSSVSLTVENALGSFDFLNNTDLDDEEDNVEEERAKNDTDGSDTHAEKSTGDDGECNRRCWESPASPISSGFDALDQALLVHLRNCSVQLLRLGTFGPLRCGEMYALDFLLRETRVLELIRRVVEDSYGPYAEPEQVVPQIQNCEGALSLWRRCIERARVYSTSVENFLKALACNYTGQLPERSRAISDTVFLRLAERILERKLSRRGAGGAREVLTIFQFWKYLDTEGASSLQVHVVELAEEVWLVHSLQSGDQDTLLKVLKRLTDSSVKREVLHAVSRLLTDPRGKVCSAASSLLRGLAEHPLQRERALVSCLELLEDEILETRVAGCKALACLKAKESIDQLVYLCRTDKEEVRDAAKQALLVLGDEGRLAYQHVEDSEGAIPRLFAPGSMASTAF; encoded by the exons GAAGCCCCTCCAGAGCTGTGTCCACCATGTCCCTCACCATGCGTCCATCCCGGCGTCTGCTCAACAGGTCCATCACTAGGAGCCAATCCTTCGCTGGAGTCAACACCCAAGACAAGCCCTACAG aAATCTCTCTGTCTTCAGCACCCCGGGGTGCGTGAGGAAGACGCCGTCACGAGGAAGCAGGATGTTCACATTATCCACCAAGTCTCCGCCCCCCAAAGTCCCACAGCCTGAGCGGCTAGATGAGGTCTACGAGGCTCTGAAGAGAGGCCTGCA GTCCTACCTCCAGGTTCATCAGCTGGAGCTGGACGGTCTCAACCGGCAGATGAGGGAGTCCAAGAGGAACTCGAGGCTG GGGTTCCTGTACGAGCTGGACAAG CAAGTGAAGGTGACCGAGAGGTTCATGCGCAGGCTGGAGTTCCATCTGAGCAAG ATCGACGAGCTGTACGAGGCCTACTGCATGCGGCGCAGGCTGCGCGACGGAGCCAGCAAGATGGTGAAGGCCTACACCGCTTCCTCGGGGAGCCGGGAGGCCCGTGAGAGCCTGTCAGAGGCCAGCAAAGGCTATAAAGAATATACAGAG AACATGTGCCTGATGGAGAGTGAGCTGGAAAGCCAGCTGGGGGAGTTCCACCTCAAGATGAAGG GTCTGGCTGGCTTTGCGCGCCTGTGTGCCGGAGACCAGTACGAG ATCTTCATGAGATACGGACGGCAGCGTTGGAAACTACGGGGCCGGATCGAGCTGAACGGCAAGCAAGTGTGGGACAGCGAGGACATGGTCTTTTTGCCCCTTATAACAGAGTTCTTGTCGATCAAG GTGACGGAGTTAAAGAGCCTGGCCAATCACGTCGTGGTGGGAAATGTGTCATGCGAGACGAAGGACCTGTTTgctgctctgccccagatggTCGCCGTCGACATCAACGACCTCGGGACCATCAAGCTCAGTCTGGAAGTTGTGTGGAA TCCCTTCGACAAAGACGACCAGAGCTCCACAGTCAGCACAGTGAATAAAGCTCCCTCGGTCAATAAGCGCTTCTCCACCTACAACCAGAGTCCCCCGGACACCCCCTCGCTGCGAGAGCAGGCCTTCTAT AACATGCTGCGAAGGCAAGAGGAGATGGAAAATGGCACCGCCTGGTCCAACTCCTCAGAGTCGTCCGACGACTCGTCCAGTCCTCAGCTCTCTGTCGGAACGCGCCACTCCCACATGACTTTGGTGCAGCCTgatctgcaggctgctgcacctGCCATCGAGATCACGTTTGCGCCGCGGGACTCTGCCACCTCCACTCCGAGCCGGCCAGATGCCATCGCGGAGCGGGCCGAGGAGGCGGACGGGCAGCCGGACGGGGGGCGGGCCGTGCCCAACGGCCACGCCTGCTTCTCGCGCTCGCTCAGCCACATCAGCGAGCACAGCGCCGACGGCACAATCACGGACAGGCCGCCTGCAGACTCGGGCGAGTCCTCCTCCGAGGCCTCCGTTGTGTCCATCGGTGACGTCTTCGCCGGGGAGTCTGTGTCCGCGGAAACCGGGGAGGTTAGCCGAGATGGGGATGCTCCTCAGCCGGGCACCGCCGAGCCCTCATCCCCTGCCACCTCGGGGGCTTCCTCTGCCCTCCCACTTGGCACTGAGGGAACGCCGGCTGCCCCTGAGGAAGAGGAAATGGAGGAGCAAGAGGAGAAAGATCTGGGTGGTCTGCATTCCTCaccagcgtcacccaaagcaggCGAGCCAACGCACCACAGTGCAGCCCCTGTCAAAGACTCTGAACGGACCGGATCTCCAGCCCACGAGCAGAAGGTAGAACGGGCAGAAACAGCAGGAGACGGTGTAAAGAGGCACTCTGCCCAGCCCCCGGGGCAGGAGGCTCAGAAGCCAGGGGCAGACAGAAGCCTGGAGGAGGCGCTGAGCGCCGTCATCTCCAGCCTGGATGACTACAGGGGGCAGTTTCCTGAGCTTCAGGGCCTGGAGGAGGAGCTCAGGCACCTGGAGGACATACTCTTG AGCCAGAACCGCAGCCGTTCATCCAGTGTGAGCCTGACGGTCGAAAACGCCCTTGGCAGCTTCGACTTCCTCAACAACACTGACCTTGACGATGAGGAGGACAACGTGGAAGAAGAAAGGGCCAAAAATGACACCGATGGCAG TGACACACATGCAGAGAAGAGCACAGGGGACGATGGAGAGTGTAACCGACGCTGCTGGGAGTCCCCAGCCAGCCCCATCAGCTCTGGCTTTGACGCTCTCGATCAGGCCCTGCTGGTCCACCTGAGGAATTGCAGTGTCCAGCTACTG CGGCTGGGTACCTTTGGCCCGCTTCGCTGTGGCGAGATGTATGCCCTGGACTTTCTGCTGAGGGAAACCAGGGTGCTGGAGCTGATCCGTCGGGTTGTGGAGGATTCGTATGGCCCGTATGCCGAGCCGGAACAAG TGGTACCACAGATACAGAACTGTGAAGGTGCTCTGTCTCTATGGAGGCGATGCATAGAACGTGCCAGGGTCTACAGCACGTCTGTGGAGAACTTCCTGAAGGCGCTGGCCTGCAACTACACAGGCCAGTTGCCCGAGCGCAGCAGGGCCATCTCCGACACAG TGTTCTTGAGACTGGCAGAGCGGATCCTGGAGCGGAAGCTGTCCCGGCGTGGCGCTGGGGGGGCTCGGGAGGTTCTAACCATCTTCCAGTTCTGGAAGTACCTGGACACCGAGGGTGCAAGTTCTTTACAGGTGCACGTTGTTGAGCTGGCAGAAGAGG TGTGGCTGGTGCACAGCCTGCAGTCCGGGGACCAGGACACCCTGCTGAAAGTGCTGAAGAGGCTGACAGACTCCAGTGTGAAGCGGGAGGTCCTGCACGCCGTCAGCCGGCTCCTCACTGACCCCCGGGGGAAGGTCTGCAGCGCAGCAAGCTCGCTGCTCCGCGGACTGGCCGAGCATCCGCTGCAGCGTGAGCGG GCCCTGGTCAGCTGTTTGGAGCTCCTGGAAGATGAGATCTTGGAAACCAGAGTTGCCGGCTGCAAGGCCCTTGCGTGCCTCAAG GCCAAGGAGAGCATCGATCAGCTGGTCTACCTGTGTCGCACAGACAAGGAGGAGGTGCGGGATGCAGCCAAGCAGGCCCTGCTGGTGCTGG GTGACGAGGGCAGACTAGCCTACCAGCACGTGGAGGACTCTGAAGGTGCCATACCCCGTCTGTTTGCCCCGGGCAGCATGGCCAGCACCGCCTTCTAG
- the ripor1 gene encoding rho family-interacting cell polarization regulator 1 isoform X2: MCLSSQPDLAVLVPMELCGRPQFSASGSPSRAVSTMSLTMRPSRRLLNRSITRSQSFAGVNTQDKPYSTPGCVRKTPSRGSRMFTLSTKSPPPKVPQPERLDEVYEALKRGLQSYLQVHQLELDGLNRQMRESKRNSRLGFLYELDKQVKVTERFMRRLEFHLSKIDELYEAYCMRRRLRDGASKMVKAYTASSGSREARESLSEASKGYKEYTENMCLMESELESQLGEFHLKMKGLAGFARLCAGDQYEIFMRYGRQRWKLRGRIELNGKQVWDSEDMVFLPLITEFLSIKVTELKSLANHVVVGNVSCETKDLFAALPQMVAVDINDLGTIKLSLEVVWNPFDKDDQSSTVSTVNKAPSVNKRFSTYNQSPPDTPSLREQAFYNMLRRQEEMENGTAWSNSSESSDDSSSPQLSVGTRHSHMTLVQPDLQAAAPAIEITFAPRDSATSTPSRPDAIAERAEEADGQPDGGRAVPNGHACFSRSLSHISEHSADGTITDRPPADSGESSSEASVVSIGDVFAGESVSAETGEVSRDGDAPQPGTAEPSSPATSGASSALPLGTEGTPAAPEEEEMEEQEEKDLGGLHSSPASPKAGEPTHHSAAPVKDSERTGSPAHEQKVERAETAGDGVKRHSAQPPGQEAQKPGADRSLEEALSAVISSLDDYRGQFPELQGLEEELRHLEDILLSQNRSRSSSVSLTVENALGSFDFLNNTDLDDEEDNVEEERAKNDTDGSDTHAEKSTGDDGECNRRCWESPASPISSGFDALDQALLVHLRNCSVQLLRLGTFGPLRCGEMYALDFLLRETRVLELIRRVVEDSYGPYAEPEQVVPQIQNCEGALSLWRRCIERARVYSTSVENFLKALACNYTGQLPERSRAISDTVFLRLAERILERKLSRRGAGGAREVLTIFQFWKYLDTEGASSLQVHVVELAEEVWLVHSLQSGDQDTLLKVLKRLTDSSVKREVLHAVSRLLTDPRGKVCSAASSLLRGLAEHPLQRERALVSCLELLEDEILETRVAGCKALACLKAKESIDQLVYLCRTDKEEVRDAAKQALLVLGDEGRLAYQHVEDSEGAIPRLFAPGSMASTAF; encoded by the exons GAAGCCCCTCCAGAGCTGTGTCCACCATGTCCCTCACCATGCGTCCATCCCGGCGTCTGCTCAACAGGTCCATCACTAGGAGCCAATCCTTCGCTGGAGTCAACACCCAAGACAAGCCCTACAG CACCCCGGGGTGCGTGAGGAAGACGCCGTCACGAGGAAGCAGGATGTTCACATTATCCACCAAGTCTCCGCCCCCCAAAGTCCCACAGCCTGAGCGGCTAGATGAGGTCTACGAGGCTCTGAAGAGAGGCCTGCA GTCCTACCTCCAGGTTCATCAGCTGGAGCTGGACGGTCTCAACCGGCAGATGAGGGAGTCCAAGAGGAACTCGAGGCTG GGGTTCCTGTACGAGCTGGACAAG CAAGTGAAGGTGACCGAGAGGTTCATGCGCAGGCTGGAGTTCCATCTGAGCAAG ATCGACGAGCTGTACGAGGCCTACTGCATGCGGCGCAGGCTGCGCGACGGAGCCAGCAAGATGGTGAAGGCCTACACCGCTTCCTCGGGGAGCCGGGAGGCCCGTGAGAGCCTGTCAGAGGCCAGCAAAGGCTATAAAGAATATACAGAG AACATGTGCCTGATGGAGAGTGAGCTGGAAAGCCAGCTGGGGGAGTTCCACCTCAAGATGAAGG GTCTGGCTGGCTTTGCGCGCCTGTGTGCCGGAGACCAGTACGAG ATCTTCATGAGATACGGACGGCAGCGTTGGAAACTACGGGGCCGGATCGAGCTGAACGGCAAGCAAGTGTGGGACAGCGAGGACATGGTCTTTTTGCCCCTTATAACAGAGTTCTTGTCGATCAAG GTGACGGAGTTAAAGAGCCTGGCCAATCACGTCGTGGTGGGAAATGTGTCATGCGAGACGAAGGACCTGTTTgctgctctgccccagatggTCGCCGTCGACATCAACGACCTCGGGACCATCAAGCTCAGTCTGGAAGTTGTGTGGAA TCCCTTCGACAAAGACGACCAGAGCTCCACAGTCAGCACAGTGAATAAAGCTCCCTCGGTCAATAAGCGCTTCTCCACCTACAACCAGAGTCCCCCGGACACCCCCTCGCTGCGAGAGCAGGCCTTCTAT AACATGCTGCGAAGGCAAGAGGAGATGGAAAATGGCACCGCCTGGTCCAACTCCTCAGAGTCGTCCGACGACTCGTCCAGTCCTCAGCTCTCTGTCGGAACGCGCCACTCCCACATGACTTTGGTGCAGCCTgatctgcaggctgctgcacctGCCATCGAGATCACGTTTGCGCCGCGGGACTCTGCCACCTCCACTCCGAGCCGGCCAGATGCCATCGCGGAGCGGGCCGAGGAGGCGGACGGGCAGCCGGACGGGGGGCGGGCCGTGCCCAACGGCCACGCCTGCTTCTCGCGCTCGCTCAGCCACATCAGCGAGCACAGCGCCGACGGCACAATCACGGACAGGCCGCCTGCAGACTCGGGCGAGTCCTCCTCCGAGGCCTCCGTTGTGTCCATCGGTGACGTCTTCGCCGGGGAGTCTGTGTCCGCGGAAACCGGGGAGGTTAGCCGAGATGGGGATGCTCCTCAGCCGGGCACCGCCGAGCCCTCATCCCCTGCCACCTCGGGGGCTTCCTCTGCCCTCCCACTTGGCACTGAGGGAACGCCGGCTGCCCCTGAGGAAGAGGAAATGGAGGAGCAAGAGGAGAAAGATCTGGGTGGTCTGCATTCCTCaccagcgtcacccaaagcaggCGAGCCAACGCACCACAGTGCAGCCCCTGTCAAAGACTCTGAACGGACCGGATCTCCAGCCCACGAGCAGAAGGTAGAACGGGCAGAAACAGCAGGAGACGGTGTAAAGAGGCACTCTGCCCAGCCCCCGGGGCAGGAGGCTCAGAAGCCAGGGGCAGACAGAAGCCTGGAGGAGGCGCTGAGCGCCGTCATCTCCAGCCTGGATGACTACAGGGGGCAGTTTCCTGAGCTTCAGGGCCTGGAGGAGGAGCTCAGGCACCTGGAGGACATACTCTTG AGCCAGAACCGCAGCCGTTCATCCAGTGTGAGCCTGACGGTCGAAAACGCCCTTGGCAGCTTCGACTTCCTCAACAACACTGACCTTGACGATGAGGAGGACAACGTGGAAGAAGAAAGGGCCAAAAATGACACCGATGGCAG TGACACACATGCAGAGAAGAGCACAGGGGACGATGGAGAGTGTAACCGACGCTGCTGGGAGTCCCCAGCCAGCCCCATCAGCTCTGGCTTTGACGCTCTCGATCAGGCCCTGCTGGTCCACCTGAGGAATTGCAGTGTCCAGCTACTG CGGCTGGGTACCTTTGGCCCGCTTCGCTGTGGCGAGATGTATGCCCTGGACTTTCTGCTGAGGGAAACCAGGGTGCTGGAGCTGATCCGTCGGGTTGTGGAGGATTCGTATGGCCCGTATGCCGAGCCGGAACAAG TGGTACCACAGATACAGAACTGTGAAGGTGCTCTGTCTCTATGGAGGCGATGCATAGAACGTGCCAGGGTCTACAGCACGTCTGTGGAGAACTTCCTGAAGGCGCTGGCCTGCAACTACACAGGCCAGTTGCCCGAGCGCAGCAGGGCCATCTCCGACACAG TGTTCTTGAGACTGGCAGAGCGGATCCTGGAGCGGAAGCTGTCCCGGCGTGGCGCTGGGGGGGCTCGGGAGGTTCTAACCATCTTCCAGTTCTGGAAGTACCTGGACACCGAGGGTGCAAGTTCTTTACAGGTGCACGTTGTTGAGCTGGCAGAAGAGG TGTGGCTGGTGCACAGCCTGCAGTCCGGGGACCAGGACACCCTGCTGAAAGTGCTGAAGAGGCTGACAGACTCCAGTGTGAAGCGGGAGGTCCTGCACGCCGTCAGCCGGCTCCTCACTGACCCCCGGGGGAAGGTCTGCAGCGCAGCAAGCTCGCTGCTCCGCGGACTGGCCGAGCATCCGCTGCAGCGTGAGCGG GCCCTGGTCAGCTGTTTGGAGCTCCTGGAAGATGAGATCTTGGAAACCAGAGTTGCCGGCTGCAAGGCCCTTGCGTGCCTCAAG GCCAAGGAGAGCATCGATCAGCTGGTCTACCTGTGTCGCACAGACAAGGAGGAGGTGCGGGATGCAGCCAAGCAGGCCCTGCTGGTGCTGG GTGACGAGGGCAGACTAGCCTACCAGCACGTGGAGGACTCTGAAGGTGCCATACCCCGTCTGTTTGCCCCGGGCAGCATGGCCAGCACCGCCTTCTAG